A genomic stretch from Desulfotignum balticum DSM 7044 includes:
- a CDS encoding PhzF family phenazine biosynthesis protein, translating into MNIPMYQVDAFTSTVFSGNPAAVCLLDTWLDDAVLQAVAAENNLSETAFLVQNTTGFDLRWFTPVTEVALCGHATLASAFVQFFCQHWNKDTIVFDTRHSGPLTVARKGDLLEMDFPSRPPAACELSENLSRALGEAPQQVYKSAEDLMAVFDSETTVAGMQPDIALLAQLDWRGIIITAPGDHCDFVSRFFGPKVGVPEDPVTGSAHCVLIPYWASVLDKNDLHARQVSQRGGELFCQLAHDRVRIAGRAALYLEGMIKI; encoded by the coding sequence ATGAACATACCCATGTATCAGGTTGACGCCTTCACCTCCACCGTTTTTTCCGGTAATCCGGCCGCTGTCTGCCTGCTGGACACATGGCTTGACGATGCCGTCCTGCAGGCGGTTGCCGCTGAGAACAACCTGTCAGAAACCGCGTTTCTGGTTCAAAACACCACCGGTTTTGACCTCAGGTGGTTTACCCCGGTCACAGAAGTGGCCCTGTGCGGTCATGCCACACTGGCCAGCGCGTTTGTGCAGTTTTTTTGCCAACACTGGAACAAAGATACGATCGTTTTTGACACCCGCCACAGCGGACCGCTGACGGTTGCCCGAAAGGGGGATCTCCTTGAAATGGATTTTCCGTCCCGCCCCCCAGCGGCCTGTGAGCTATCTGAAAACCTCAGCCGAGCTCTGGGTGAGGCGCCCCAACAGGTGTACAAATCAGCCGAAGACCTGATGGCCGTATTTGACAGTGAAACCACCGTGGCCGGGATGCAGCCGGATATTGCCCTGCTGGCACAGCTGGACTGGCGGGGAATCATTATTACGGCACCGGGAGATCACTGCGATTTTGTATCCCGGTTCTTTGGGCCAAAGGTGGGCGTTCCCGAAGATCCGGTGACCGGCTCTGCCCACTGCGTGCTGATCCCCTACTGGGCATCCGTGCTGGACAAAAACGACCTTCATGCCCGGCAGGTTTCCCAACGGGGCGGAGAGCTGTTCTGCCAACTTGCCCATGACCGTGTCAGGATTGCCGGCCGGGCAGCACTCTATCTGGAGGGGATGATAAAGATTTGA
- a CDS encoding glycoside hydrolase family protein, which yields MNRFKENMIRQLTRHEGLRLKPYLCPAGKLTIGIGRNLEGKGITKQEAVMLLENDIQECLDDLIPLFDAFDTLPEPVRQVLVDMRFNLGPGRFRQFKKMIAAVNARNFPQAAAQMKASRWYLQVGKRAETLTAMMASAQLPDG from the coding sequence ATGAACCGGTTCAAAGAAAACATGATCCGCCAGCTGACCCGCCATGAAGGCCTGCGCCTCAAACCCTACCTTTGCCCGGCCGGCAAGCTCACCATCGGCATCGGCAGAAACCTGGAGGGCAAAGGCATCACAAAACAGGAAGCTGTCATGCTGCTGGAAAACGACATCCAGGAATGCCTGGATGATCTCATACCGCTGTTCGATGCATTTGACACGCTCCCCGAACCGGTCCGGCAGGTCCTGGTGGACATGCGGTTCAACCTGGGCCCGGGGAGGTTCCGGCAGTTCAAGAAAATGATCGCTGCCGTCAACGCCCGCAATTTCCCCCAGGCCGCCGCACAAATGAAAGCCTCCCGGTGGTACCTTCAGGTGGGAAAACGTGCAGAAACCCTGACCGCCATGATGGCATCGGCACAGCTGCCGGATGGTTAA
- a CDS encoding GNAT family N-acetyltransferase, with protein MIPTLKTKRLTLRPLSKSDQSAMVDAIMSDMDVMRWLPYSDAVSTFEGQQEVALGYINDFIKPWDTLGFGVWAICIGDTELGPVGTFIGYCGFLPEQIEGSGPEIAYAVRKSMWTKGLVTEALSACLDWIFIKPEIHFVHAVTDRENFASRRVMEKIGMRHEKDVDLYESVAKGNGLLPFYYIDREVYIRNRPD; from the coding sequence TTGATTCCAACTTTAAAGACAAAACGATTGACGTTAAGACCTTTGTCTAAATCCGACCAATCTGCCATGGTCGATGCGATCATGTCAGATATGGATGTCATGCGCTGGCTGCCATATTCTGACGCTGTATCAACTTTTGAGGGACAGCAAGAAGTTGCTTTAGGGTATATCAATGATTTTATCAAGCCCTGGGATACTCTTGGATTTGGTGTGTGGGCTATTTGCATTGGGGATACTGAACTGGGTCCAGTGGGAACCTTTATCGGGTACTGTGGGTTCCTTCCTGAACAGATTGAGGGATCCGGACCGGAAATCGCCTATGCCGTGCGCAAATCCATGTGGACCAAAGGGTTGGTAACAGAGGCGCTTTCTGCATGCCTTGACTGGATTTTTATTAAGCCCGAGATTCATTTTGTACATGCGGTAACTGACAGGGAAAACTTTGCATCCCGCCGTGTAATGGAAAAAATCGGAATGAGGCATGAAAAAGATGTTGACCTCTACGAATCTGTGGCTAAAGGTAATGGCCTGCTTCCGTTTTATTATATAGATCGCGAGGTCTATATTAGAAACAGGCCAGACTGA